TGGCGCTGACGCTGGCGGTCGGCCTCGTCGTCGACGACGCCATCGTGATGATGGAGAACATCGTCCGCTACGTCGAAGAAGGGATGCCGCCCTTCGAGGCCGCCATCAAAGGCTCGCGGGAGATCGGCTTCACCATCATCTCCATCACCGTGTCGCTGGTGGCCGTCTTCATCCCGATCCTGCTGATGGGCGGCGTCGTCGGGCGGGTCTTCCACTCCTTCGCGCTCGTGGTGACCATGTCCATCAGCGCGTCGGCCTTCGTGGCCCTGACGCTGACGCCGATGATGTGCGCGCGCCTGCTGACCCACGAGACTCATAAGCCCAAGGAGGGATGGTTCGGGCGTATCCTGGAGGGCGGGTTCAGCGCCATGCACCGCGGCTACGCATCCACCTTGCGGCTGGCGCTGAAGCACCGTCCGGTGATGGGGCTGGTGATGATCGCCACGGTGGTCGGTTCCGTCCTGCTGTTCCAGGCAATTCCCAAGGGCTTTTTCCCGACGGAGGACATCGGGCAGATCACCGTCTCGACGGAGGCCGCTCCCGACATCTCCTTCCCGGCTATGGCCGAACGGCAGCAGGAGGCGGCACGGATTGTCGCGGCGCACCCGGCGGTGGCGGACATGACGTCGGCGGTCGCCATCGGCGGCAATTCGGTCAACACGGGCCGCATGTTCGTCGTGTTGAAGCCCCGCAGCGAGCGGCCGCCGGCGGGCGAGGTGATCCAGCAGTTGCGCCGCCAGCTTTCCGGCATACCGGGCTTCGCGGTCTACATGCAGCCGGTCCAGAATCTGCGCATCGGAGGGCGGTCCTCCAAGAGCCAGTACCAGTACACCATCCAGGGCTTGAACCCGGAGGAGTTGTACGTCTGGTCCGGGCGGCTGGAGCGCGCCCTGAACGACATTTCCATTCTTCAGGACGTGACCAGCGACCTTCAGCTCAACAGCCCGCAGGCCTATGTCCATGTGGACCGGGAAAAGGCCGCGACGCTGGGCATCGGTGTCGATCAGGTGCGTTCGACGCTGTACAGCGCCTTCGGCCAGCGGCAGGTCTCCACCATCTACACACCCACCAACGACTATCAGGTGCTGATCGAGCTGGCGCCCAAGTACCAGCAGGACGACAACGCCCTGTCGCGCATCTACGTGCGCTCCGGTTCCGGAAAGCTGGTGCCGCTGGACGCCTTTGCCAGCGTGCAGCGCACCGCCGGGCCGCTGACGGTCAACCATCAGGGCCAATTGCCCGCCGTCACCGTGTCGTTCAACGTGGCGCCGGGCCATTCGCTCGGCGAGGCGGTGGACATGATCCGGCAGGCGGAGGTGGAGATGGCCCTGCCGCCGGGCATCACCACCGGATTCGCCGGCACCGCCCAGGTGTTCGAGGACGCGCAGAAGAGCCAGGGGCTGTTGCTGCTGGCCGCGGTGCTGGTGATCTACATCGTGCTCGGCGTGCTGTACGAGAGCTTCATCCACCCGCTGACCATCCTGTCCGGTCTGCCCTCGGCGGCCATTGGCGCGTTGGCGACGCTGATGGTGTTCGGGCAGGAACTAAGCGTCATCGCGATCATCGGCATCCTGATGCTGATCGGCATCGTGAAGAAGAACGCGATCATGATGATCGACTTCGCCATCGACGCGCAGCGCAACCAGGGCATGTCCCCGCGCGAGGCGATCGAGCAGGCCTGCCTGCTGCGCTTCCGCCCGATCATGATGACGACGGTGACGGCGATCGTGGGCACGCTGCCCATCGCCGTCGCCCATGGCGCCGCCGCGGAGCTTCGCCAACCGCTGGGCCTCGCCGTGGTCGGCGGCCTGTGCGTGTCGCAGATCCTAACGCTCTACATCACGCCGGTGCTGTATCTCTACATGGAGGATGCCGGCAACGCCGTCTCCCGCCTGTGGAAGCGCCGTCACGGCGCCGCCCCGGAGGCGCCGCACCCGGTGCCGGGTGCGGAATAAGGGAACGCCGCCCGACACCATGGAACGAATCCCCTCTCCCCTCCGGGGAGAGGGTTAGGGTGAGGGGGTTGCACGTGGCGATGCGTCCGGCAAAAGCGCAACCCCCTCACCGGCCCTCCGGGCCACCCTCTCCCCAGAGGGGAGAGGGCTAAACAGCGCCGGCCAACCGTTTTACCAGCTCGCGGCTGTGGCTGGGCAGCGCGTCCAGCCGGCGGACGCAGACGACCAGCGAGCGGACCGCCCAGGGGTCGGTCAGGCGCACCGCGCGGATCTTGGTGAAGCGGCGGCAGCGCTTCGCCGAAGCTTCCGGGACGATGCCGAGCCCCACCCCCTGTTCGACCATCCGGCATATCCCGTCGAAGCCGCGCACCCGCACGCGCAGCTTCAGCGGGTGCCCGGAGCGGATGGCGTGCTCGTTGATGTGCCGCTGAAGGGCGTTGCGCGTCGCCAGCCCGACGAAATCCTCTTCCAGAACCTCGTTTAGGGCGACGCTGCGG
The Azospirillum brasilense genome window above contains:
- a CDS encoding efflux RND transporter permease subunit; this translates as MNLSELCIRRPVMTILLTAALVLGGLAAYRQLPVAALPRVDFPVINVSATLPGASPETMAASVASPLEREFSTIAGIDTITSTSSLGNTSITIQFVLERDIDAAAQDVQAAIARTQRRLPAEMTTAPSYRKVNPADQPVLMLALSSPTLTLSALNDFAETAVQPKVATLPGVAQVQIYGAQKYAVRVQVDPNALAVRGIGIDELQRSLAAANANTPVGTLSGAKQQLVLAANPQLPDAEAFRGLIVTYRNGAPVRLGDVATVLDGVENARTASWHNGTRAIVMAVQRQPDANTVDVVDRVRNLLPSFRAQLPPSAKVEVVNDRSTSIREAVEDVQFTLGLIIALVVLVIFLFLRRLTATMIPALTVPVSLIATAGGMHLMGFSIDNISLMALTLAVGLVVDDAIVMMENIVRYVEEGMPPFEAAIKGSREIGFTIISITVSLVAVFIPILLMGGVVGRVFHSFALVVTMSISASAFVALTLTPMMCARLLTHETHKPKEGWFGRILEGGFSAMHRGYASTLRLALKHRPVMGLVMIATVVGSVLLFQAIPKGFFPTEDIGQITVSTEAAPDISFPAMAERQQEAARIVAAHPAVADMTSAVAIGGNSVNTGRMFVVLKPRSERPPAGEVIQQLRRQLSGIPGFAVYMQPVQNLRIGGRSSKSQYQYTIQGLNPEELYVWSGRLERALNDISILQDVTSDLQLNSPQAYVHVDREKAATLGIGVDQVRSTLYSAFGQRQVSTIYTPTNDYQVLIELAPKYQQDDNALSRIYVRSGSGKLVPLDAFASVQRTAGPLTVNHQGQLPAVTVSFNVAPGHSLGEAVDMIRQAEVEMALPPGITTGFAGTAQVFEDAQKSQGLLLLAAVLVIYIVLGVLYESFIHPLTILSGLPSAAIGALATLMVFGQELSVIAIIGILMLIGIVKKNAIMMIDFAIDAQRNQGMSPREAIEQACLLRFRPIMMTTVTAIVGTLPIAVAHGAAAELRQPLGLAVVGGLCVSQILTLYITPVLYLYMEDAGNAVSRLWKRRHGAAPEAPHPVPGAE